The Moorena producens PAL-8-15-08-1 genomic interval ATAATTCCACCACCAACGAGCACAACCAAAGTGCTGAGTCAAAATGTGAACTTGCTCCTGAGTTGGATAAATTCTTACTTTCACGGCTTTATGTTTCACTGCACTCATCTTTATTATCGACCTTAGTTAATATTATATGCATTTATTAGTAACGTGTCAACTGCTGCTAAAAGATTGTTCGCGTAGCGTGGCCTATGGCCAGGGGTCTATCCATCCCCATCCCTGGGACGGGTGGGGATGGATAGACCCCTCAAACTCCCCTATCCGTTAACTGGTTAAGTTTTACTTCCGATAAGTTCCTAGGGCTGTGGAGATTGTTGTTGAATACCCATAATAAAAGTGTCGAGCCCGGGCGCGGGAAGTGTAGGAACTTTGGTAAGTGTGGGGAGATGGGGAGATGGGGAGATGGGGAGCGGTGCGACCCGTGGCGAATTTAATTCGCCTAGCGATGCAGCGCGGTCTTGGGGAGGCAGCGCGGTCTTGGGGGTCCCCCCGGAGACGAAACCTGATTACGTTGAGCCTTTATGGTTGATAGGCTATGCAGAAAAGGGGTAAAACTTATTGATTAAGGCGAGCCTGTCTTACGGTAACTTCAAACCATGAGCGACTGCCGTTCCCCCAGCGACTGCATCAAGACAAGGAAAGCGCACCGAGGGACATTTGTATTAAGGATAATTATCTCGACATCATAATACTCCCTAAAGGGAAACCCTGGAAAGCAAGGGATCCCAGTGATTGAATCTGGCTAGAAATGAGGGTCACGATGAGGTGCGTTCAGCTCTACCACGCCTTTGGCGTTCACACAGTTACTTGACTTTTTGGTAGTCAACCAGGATC includes:
- a CDS encoding helix-turn-helix domain-containing protein, with product MSAVKHKAVKVRIYPTQEQVHILTQHFGCARWWWNYARFSLYRNLQGNWQRT